The proteins below are encoded in one region of Qipengyuania sp. HL-TH1:
- a CDS encoding cyclopropane-fatty-acyl-phospholipid synthase family protein, protein MWLLDKFLNSAIRRGRLIVTDHDGQTYEYGAPEEGEPPLHIRLTHRKAANHIARYPQVGAGEAFMWGWLEVEPPHDIRDLVLFVTMNAKREAGASLKPQGPLRKAAQKLLAKADSINLRGKARKNAEHTYNLTRRLYELFLDEDRQYTMAYYREDPAATSLEKAQLDKKAHLAAKMFIQPGQRVLDIGCGWGGFALYLARHYDVEVTGVALAPDQIAFCKERAEAAGLADRVTFELMDYRDVQGQFDRISSVGLLEHVGTPHYPAFFEHTNRLLAPDGVMVSHCCGRAGAPGFTDKWTRKYIFPGGYIPALSELVTQSEKYRWQVMDVEAMRFHYSHTLEEWYRRTVLHRKEIEALYDERFYRMWLFYLAGAEQSFRHGNMVNWQLQYVKDRNAIPMTREYIETESARLRAADAGNVPEWHLDPALDEAAE, encoded by the coding sequence ATGTGGCTGCTCGACAAATTCTTGAATTCGGCCATCCGGCGTGGCCGCCTGATCGTGACCGACCATGACGGGCAGACCTATGAATATGGCGCGCCGGAGGAAGGCGAACCCCCGCTCCATATCCGGCTGACCCACCGCAAAGCCGCCAACCACATCGCGCGCTATCCGCAGGTCGGCGCGGGCGAAGCGTTCATGTGGGGCTGGCTCGAAGTCGAACCGCCGCACGATATCCGCGATCTGGTACTGTTCGTGACCATGAACGCCAAGCGCGAGGCAGGGGCCTCGCTCAAGCCGCAGGGGCCGCTGCGCAAGGCGGCGCAGAAACTGCTGGCCAAGGCTGACAGCATCAATTTGCGCGGCAAGGCGCGCAAGAATGCCGAGCATACCTACAACCTCACCCGCCGGCTCTACGAACTGTTCCTCGACGAGGACCGGCAATACACCATGGCCTATTACCGCGAGGATCCCGCAGCGACGTCGCTGGAGAAGGCGCAGCTCGACAAGAAGGCGCATCTCGCCGCCAAGATGTTTATCCAGCCGGGCCAGCGCGTGCTCGACATCGGATGCGGCTGGGGCGGCTTTGCGCTCTACCTCGCGCGGCATTACGACGTCGAGGTCACCGGGGTCGCGCTTGCCCCCGACCAGATCGCCTTCTGCAAGGAACGCGCAGAAGCCGCCGGTCTCGCGGACCGCGTGACTTTCGAACTGATGGATTACCGCGACGTGCAGGGGCAGTTCGACCGGATCAGCTCGGTCGGCCTGCTCGAACATGTCGGGACCCCGCATTATCCCGCGTTCTTCGAACACACCAACCGCCTGCTCGCCCCCGACGGCGTCATGGTCAGCCATTGCTGCGGCCGCGCGGGCGCGCCCGGCTTCACCGACAAGTGGACGCGCAAATACATCTTCCCCGGCGGCTATATCCCCGCGCTGTCCGAACTCGTGACGCAGAGCGAGAAGTACCGCTGGCAGGTGATGGATGTGGAAGCGATGCGCTTCCATTACAGCCACACGCTGGAAGAATGGTACCGGCGCACGGTCCTGCACCGCAAGGAGATCGAGGCGCTGTATGACGAGCGCTTCTATCGAATGTGGCTGTTCTATCTCGCCGGCGCGGAGCAGAGCTTCCGCCATGGCAATATGGTCAATTGGCAGCTGCAATATGTGAAGGACCGCAATGCGATCCCCATGACGCGCGAATATATCGAGACCGAAAGCGCCCGCCTGCGCGCGGCGGACGCGGGGAACGTGCCCGAATGGCACCTCGACCCCGCGCTGGATGAGGCGGCGGAGTAG
- a CDS encoding molybdopterin-dependent oxidoreductase has translation MRRRNFLVAAGAAFVAGCNRIAETDAGQSLLNAAEGWHKGAHRLLSDREALAPEYPRSAVSPYFRGNGSTDPQSGDYPRHAGEGFANWRLTVGGLVDTPLSLSLDNIRRLPQRTQVTRHDCVEGWSAIGEWSGPQLSLLLDAAGLREEAKFIVFRCADNLNGQDYYESVDLLDAYHPQTIVAHRLNGEPLPIRNGAPLRMRIERQLGYKHAKYLTAIEAVASLDDIGKGQGGYWEDRAGYQWYAGI, from the coding sequence ATGAGGCGCAGGAACTTCCTCGTCGCCGCCGGCGCGGCCTTTGTGGCGGGCTGCAACCGGATCGCCGAAACCGACGCCGGCCAGTCGCTGCTGAACGCGGCCGAAGGGTGGCACAAGGGCGCCCACCGCCTGCTGAGCGACCGCGAAGCCCTCGCCCCCGAATATCCGCGCAGCGCGGTCTCGCCCTATTTCCGCGGCAATGGCTCGACCGATCCGCAAAGCGGCGATTACCCGCGCCATGCCGGGGAAGGCTTCGCCAATTGGCGGCTCACGGTCGGCGGGCTGGTCGACACGCCGCTGAGCCTGAGCCTCGACAATATTCGCAGGCTTCCGCAGCGCACCCAGGTTACCCGCCACGATTGTGTCGAGGGGTGGAGCGCGATCGGCGAATGGAGCGGGCCGCAATTGTCGTTGCTGCTCGATGCCGCGGGCCTGCGCGAGGAAGCCAAGTTCATCGTCTTCCGCTGCGCCGACAATCTCAACGGGCAGGACTATTACGAAAGCGTGGACCTGCTCGATGCCTATCATCCGCAGACCATTGTCGCTCACCGCCTCAATGGAGAGCCGCTGCCGATCCGCAATGGCGCGCCGCTGCGCATGCGGATCGAGCGGCAACTGGGCTACAAGCACGCCAAATACCTCACTGCGATCGAGGCGGTCGCCAGCTTGGACGATATCGGCAAGGGCCAAGGCGGCTATTGGGAAGACCGCGCCGGATACCAGTGGTACGCCGGGATCTGA
- a CDS encoding MOSC domain-containing protein, with translation MVAITEICIGLPHPFNGAELSAIDKRPVAGAVAIRSFGIEGDMVADTVHHGGVDMAVHHYPHDHYTAWNEWLGGHELLARAAAFGENLMSTGLTETQVHIGDRFRLGSALLEVSQPRKPCWKIEHRFARKGMVARIIKQHNCGWYYRVIEEGEAQADDVLECVETGHSEWSVARLFAKFYDPAHRASRDEIEEMAELERLSPAMRDKIRAKLAS, from the coding sequence ATGGTGGCGATAACCGAAATTTGCATCGGCCTGCCCCACCCCTTCAACGGCGCGGAACTGAGCGCGATCGACAAGCGCCCGGTTGCCGGCGCGGTTGCCATCCGCAGCTTCGGGATCGAAGGCGATATGGTGGCCGATACCGTGCATCATGGCGGCGTGGACATGGCGGTGCACCATTATCCGCACGATCATTACACGGCATGGAACGAATGGCTCGGCGGCCACGAGCTGCTCGCGCGTGCAGCGGCCTTCGGCGAAAACCTCATGAGTACCGGGCTCACCGAAACGCAGGTCCATATCGGCGACCGCTTCCGGCTGGGCAGCGCGCTGCTGGAAGTCAGCCAGCCGCGCAAACCGTGCTGGAAGATCGAACACCGGTTCGCCCGCAAGGGGATGGTCGCACGGATCATCAAGCAGCACAATTGCGGCTGGTACTATCGCGTGATCGAGGAAGGCGAGGCGCAGGCCGACGATGTGCTCGAATGCGTCGAAACCGGGCATTCCGAGTGGAGTGTCGCCCGGCTGTTCGCCAAGTTCTACGATCCCGCGCACCGGGCATCCCGCGACGAGATCGAGGAAATGGCGGAGCTCGAGCGGCTCTCTCCGGCGATGCGAGACAAGATCCGCGCAAAACTCGCCAGCTAG
- a CDS encoding septal ring lytic transglycosylase RlpA family protein — MVYRAFRNVLFLAALALPATAALPQEHVHRAAVPGSFDASFARFETLPPAPQPAGHVVDLSTIEPPVELLPVTRSIGTGVASYYGRRFHGRLTANGERFDMHAMTAAHRTLPFGSLVEVTNPRTGKRVTVRINDRGPFHGNRVIDVSRAAATELGLIGRGHGTVELALLEG, encoded by the coding sequence ATGGTCTATCGCGCGTTTCGTAATGTCCTTTTCCTTGCTGCTCTGGCGCTACCCGCCACGGCGGCGCTACCGCAGGAACATGTCCACCGCGCCGCGGTGCCCGGTTCATTCGACGCCAGCTTTGCGCGGTTCGAAACGCTTCCCCCCGCGCCCCAGCCCGCCGGCCATGTGGTCGATCTCTCGACGATCGAGCCTCCGGTCGAACTGCTGCCGGTAACCCGCTCGATCGGCACCGGTGTGGCCTCCTATTACGGTCGGCGTTTCCACGGCCGCCTTACCGCCAATGGCGAGAGGTTCGACATGCACGCCATGACTGCGGCGCATCGCACGCTGCCATTCGGCTCGCTGGTCGAGGTAACCAATCCGCGCACCGGCAAGCGGGTCACCGTGCGCATCAACGATCGCGGCCCCTTCCACGGCAACCGCGTGATCGACGTCAGCCGCGCCGCAGCGACCGAACTCGGCCTGATCGGGCGGGGTCATGGCACGGTCGAGCTCGCGCTGCTCGAGGGCTAG
- a CDS encoding DUF1801 domain-containing protein, with protein MAEAKTQPTDTDPQDFLAAVEPARKREEAQVLDALFRRVTGERPKMWGPSIIGYGSYRTTYASGREVEWMRTGFSPRKAKHSLYLMGGYCDPETGAKHADALERLGKHTRGKSCLYVNKLADIDLAVLEEMIRADWAEMNRRYPA; from the coding sequence ATGGCCGAGGCGAAAACGCAGCCGACCGACACCGATCCGCAGGATTTCCTCGCCGCGGTGGAACCTGCCCGCAAACGCGAGGAGGCGCAGGTGCTCGACGCGCTGTTCCGGCGGGTGACGGGCGAGCGGCCCAAGATGTGGGGGCCGAGCATCATCGGCTATGGCAGCTACCGCACCACCTATGCCAGCGGGCGCGAGGTCGAATGGATGCGCACCGGTTTCAGCCCGCGCAAGGCGAAGCACTCGCTCTATCTGATGGGCGGCTATTGCGATCCGGAGACCGGGGCCAAGCATGCCGATGCGCTGGAACGGCTGGGCAAGCATACGCGCGGCAAGAGCTGCCTCTACGTCAACAAACTGGCCGACATCGATCTGGCGGTGCTTGAAGAGATGATCCGCGCGGACTGGGCGGAAATGAACCGGCGCTATCCCGCCTGA
- a CDS encoding SDR family oxidoreductase, with protein sequence MTSSTVLVTGGSARIGAAIVQAFADHGWHVVIHYGESHDEAETLASTLPSAETVHCDLADGDAAVTMVEALAARLPDWRCLVNCAAIFEPDAATQLDPATNLRSMQINARTPARMAQAYLARARAAAGRRVIQFTDQKLANPNPDFFSYTMSKHAAASTVPMLAMGAARRDDRVYALAPGAILASHDQSEAETEVSHRMNLLGRKTGPDEVAEATLFLAQGHLASGQTLYVDSGQHLLAQPRDVIYLAREGQPR encoded by the coding sequence ATGACCAGTTCGACAGTTTTGGTGACCGGCGGCTCGGCGCGGATCGGTGCGGCAATCGTACAGGCGTTTGCAGACCATGGCTGGCACGTCGTCATCCACTACGGCGAATCGCATGACGAGGCTGAGACTCTGGCGAGCACCCTCCCCTCTGCAGAAACGGTGCATTGCGACCTGGCGGATGGCGACGCCGCGGTGACGATGGTCGAAGCGCTCGCGGCGCGGCTGCCCGATTGGCGCTGCCTCGTGAATTGCGCGGCGATCTTCGAGCCCGATGCGGCAACCCAACTCGATCCAGCGACGAACCTGCGGTCGATGCAGATCAACGCCCGCACCCCGGCGCGCATGGCGCAAGCCTATCTCGCGCGTGCCCGCGCCGCAGCGGGGCGGCGCGTGATCCAGTTCACCGACCAGAAGCTGGCCAATCCGAACCCCGATTTCTTCAGCTACACCATGAGCAAGCACGCGGCCGCATCGACCGTGCCGATGCTCGCCATGGGTGCGGCGCGGCGCGATGACCGCGTGTACGCGCTCGCACCAGGCGCGATCCTCGCCAGCCACGACCAGAGCGAGGCCGAGACCGAGGTGTCGCACCGCATGAACCTGCTCGGCCGCAAGACCGGGCCGGACGAGGTCGCCGAGGCCACGCTGTTTCTCGCCCAAGGCCATCTGGCCAGCGGGCAGACGCTCTATGTCGACAGCGGCCAGCACCTGCTCGCCCAGCCGCGCGACGTGATCTACCTCGCGCGCGAAGGGCAACCAAGATGA
- a CDS encoding argininosuccinate synthase, whose product MSDTKRPEIKRVVLAYSGGLDTSVIAKWLEVERGVEVVTFTADLGQGEEIEPARAKARAMGIPDQHIFIEDVREEFVRDFVFPIMRANARYEGDYLLGTSIARPLISKRLVEIAHETGADAIAHGATGKGNDQVRFELSAYALDPDIKVIAPWREWDLTSRTALIAWAEAHQIAVPTDKRGESPFSTDANLLHTSSEGKVLEDPWEETPDYVYSRTDHPEDAPDTPEYIEIGFERGDGISLNGEAMSPATLLAALNDLGRTHGIGRLDLVENRFVGMKSRGMYETPGGEIYARAHRGIEQITLDRGAAHLKDELMPRYAELVYNGLWYSPEREMLQAAVDLSQQKVSGTVRLKLYKGNAMVVGRKSPNSLYSEAHVTFEDDAGAYDQKDAEGFIKLNALRLRLLAQRDR is encoded by the coding sequence ATGTCCGATACCAAGCGCCCCGAAATCAAACGGGTTGTCCTCGCCTATTCCGGCGGTCTCGATACCTCCGTCATCGCCAAATGGCTCGAGGTCGAACGCGGGGTCGAAGTGGTGACCTTCACCGCCGATCTCGGACAAGGCGAGGAAATCGAACCCGCGCGCGCAAAGGCGCGCGCCATGGGCATTCCCGACCAGCATATCTTCATCGAGGATGTCCGCGAGGAATTCGTGCGCGACTTCGTCTTCCCGATAATGCGCGCCAATGCGCGCTATGAAGGCGATTACCTGCTCGGCACCAGCATCGCGCGCCCGCTGATCTCCAAGCGTCTCGTCGAGATCGCGCATGAGACCGGCGCCGATGCCATCGCGCATGGCGCGACCGGCAAGGGCAACGACCAGGTCCGCTTCGAACTCTCGGCCTATGCGCTCGATCCCGACATCAAGGTGATCGCGCCGTGGCGTGAATGGGACCTCACCAGCCGTACCGCGCTGATCGCCTGGGCCGAGGCGCACCAGATCGCAGTACCGACCGACAAGCGCGGCGAAAGCCCGTTCTCGACCGATGCGAACCTGCTGCACACCTCGTCCGAGGGCAAGGTGCTCGAGGATCCGTGGGAAGAAACGCCCGACTACGTCTATTCGCGCACCGATCACCCGGAAGACGCGCCCGACACGCCCGAATATATCGAGATCGGTTTCGAACGGGGCGACGGCATATCGCTCAATGGTGAAGCGATGAGCCCGGCGACGCTGCTGGCCGCGCTCAACGACCTTGGCCGGACCCACGGTATCGGCCGGCTGGACCTGGTCGAAAACCGCTTCGTCGGGATGAAGAGCCGCGGCATGTACGAAACGCCGGGCGGCGAAATCTACGCCCGCGCGCATCGCGGGATCGAACAGATCACGCTCGATCGCGGTGCCGCGCATCTCAAGGACGAACTGATGCCGCGCTATGCCGAGCTGGTCTATAATGGCCTGTGGTACAGCCCCGAGCGCGAGATGCTGCAGGCTGCGGTCGATCTCAGCCAGCAGAAAGTCTCGGGCACCGTCCGGCTCAAGCTCTACAAGGGCAACGCCATGGTGGTTGGCCGCAAATCGCCGAACTCACTCTACTCCGAAGCGCATGTAACCTTCGAGGACGATGCGGGAGCTTACGACCAGAAAGACGCCGAGGGCTTCATCAAGCTGAACGCGCTGCGTCTGCGCCTGCTCGCGCAGCGCGACCGTTAA
- a CDS encoding cytochrome b/b6 domain-containing protein — protein sequence MKRHALSTRLWHWLNLLCVTVLFLSGLTISNAHRRLYWGDWGFSAEQAWLIVPRFPDWMTIPGYYSLAVARDWHILMAWPFALGLLFMWVAMLPNRHFAKDIATSPREWRPSAIGRDIAAHLKLDFAHAGGKYNFLQKLAYGLVLGLFLPMMIFTGIAISPGMGPTFGWLVELLGGRQSARSLHFIFAFAIAGFFVVHVVLVILAGPIRQLRDMITGGREP from the coding sequence ATGAAGCGCCACGCGCTCAGCACGCGCCTATGGCACTGGCTCAACCTGCTGTGCGTGACCGTGCTGTTCCTGTCGGGGCTGACGATCTCCAACGCGCATCGCCGCCTGTATTGGGGCGATTGGGGCTTTTCCGCGGAGCAGGCCTGGCTGATCGTCCCGCGCTTTCCCGACTGGATGACGATCCCCGGCTATTACAGCCTCGCCGTGGCCCGCGACTGGCATATCCTGATGGCCTGGCCGTTTGCGCTGGGTTTGCTGTTTATGTGGGTCGCGATGCTCCCCAACCGGCATTTCGCGAAAGACATCGCCACCAGCCCGCGCGAATGGCGCCCTTCTGCAATCGGGCGCGACATCGCTGCGCATCTCAAGCTCGATTTCGCCCACGCCGGGGGCAAGTACAATTTCCTCCAGAAGCTCGCCTACGGCCTCGTGCTCGGCCTCTTCCTGCCGATGATGATCTTTACCGGCATCGCGATCAGCCCGGGCATGGGGCCGACATTCGGCTGGCTGGTCGAACTGCTTGGCGGGCGGCAATCGGCGCGCAGCCTGCATTTCATCTTCGCCTTTGCCATCGCCGGGTTCTTCGTCGTTCACGTCGTGCTGGTCATCCTCGCCGGGCCGATCCGCCAGTTGCGCGACATGATTACCGGAGGGCGCGAACCATGA
- a CDS encoding class I SAM-dependent methyltransferase → MTADAATIAYYQANAPRYTLSFGQGPSRHLDAFLDRLEPGARVLELGCGGGRDSAHIMKRGFALDATDGTPAMVRKANERFDVGARVLQFDQLDAVAAYDAVWAHACLLHVARADLPGVLAAIRHAMRPGGWHFANYKLGDGEGRDPLGRLTNLPDERWLERAYRDAGLAIIAAERYRGEGADGIQRDWYALTVRREDK, encoded by the coding sequence ATGACCGCCGATGCGGCGACGATCGCTTACTACCAAGCGAACGCGCCGCGTTACACGCTGAGCTTCGGCCAGGGGCCAAGCCGCCACCTCGATGCATTTCTCGACCGGCTCGAACCAGGCGCCCGTGTGCTCGAGCTGGGCTGCGGCGGGGGCCGCGATTCCGCGCACATCATGAAACGCGGCTTCGCCCTCGACGCGACCGATGGCACACCGGCGATGGTGCGCAAGGCGAACGAACGCTTCGACGTCGGCGCGCGCGTCCTGCAATTCGACCAGCTTGACGCAGTGGCTGCCTATGACGCGGTCTGGGCGCATGCCTGCCTGCTGCATGTTGCGCGTGCCGACCTCCCCGGTGTCCTCGCAGCGATCCGGCACGCTATGCGTCCCGGCGGGTGGCACTTTGCCAATTACAAGCTTGGCGACGGCGAAGGGCGCGACCCGCTGGGCCGGCTGACCAACCTCCCCGACGAACGCTGGCTCGAACGCGCCTATCGCGACGCCGGATTGGCCATCATCGCCGCCGAACGCTACCGCGGCGAAGGCGCGGACGGCATCCAGCGCGACTGGTATGCGCTGACCGTGCGCAGGGAGGATAAGTGA
- a CDS encoding outer membrane protein produces MKKISTLLVAGSLAAFSAPAMAQDSGSNFDGFRLQGVAGYDALKAGSSVDDDANADNDQSIDGVVYGVQAGYDFDLGGAVVGLEAELTDSSAKTEFNNGDFEGFGFGEVDAGRDLFLGARVGAKMGPDLLVYAKGGYTNAKLNILANDGTTEYDEDFDLDGWRAGAGLEYAINPRTFMNVEYRYSNYSEGEVDFDGDLADSERFDVDLDRHQIMAGLGVRF; encoded by the coding sequence ATGAAGAAGATCTCAACCCTGCTCGTCGCCGGATCGCTGGCTGCCTTTTCGGCACCTGCAATGGCCCAGGACAGCGGCAGCAATTTCGACGGCTTCCGCCTGCAGGGCGTCGCCGGTTACGATGCCCTCAAGGCTGGCAGCAGCGTCGATGACGATGCCAATGCCGATAACGACCAGTCGATCGACGGCGTGGTCTACGGCGTTCAGGCCGGTTACGATTTCGATCTCGGCGGCGCAGTCGTCGGCCTCGAAGCGGAACTGACCGATTCCAGCGCCAAGACCGAATTCAACAACGGTGATTTCGAAGGCTTCGGCTTCGGTGAAGTCGATGCCGGCCGTGACCTCTTCCTCGGCGCGCGCGTCGGTGCGAAGATGGGCCCGGACCTGCTGGTCTACGCCAAGGGCGGTTACACCAACGCCAAGCTGAACATTCTCGCGAATGACGGCACCACCGAATACGACGAAGACTTCGATCTCGACGGCTGGCGTGCCGGTGCGGGTCTCGAATATGCGATCAACCCGCGCACCTTCATGAATGTCGAATATCGCTATTCGAACTACAGCGAAGGCGAAGTCGATTTTGACGGCGACCTGGCCGACAGCGAGCGTTTCGATGTCGATCTCGACCGTCACCAGATCATGGCAGGCCTCGGCGTTCGCTTCTAA
- a CDS encoding PhzF family phenazine biosynthesis protein, whose protein sequence is MKLDLVDVFGSGPLSGNPLAVVHGADSLTAEQMLKLTQWLGFSETTFLLPPTDPDADYRVRIFYPAGELPFAGHPTLGSCHAWLRAGGVPKNDGAIVQECGVGPVEIRRDGERLSFRAPDLVRSGPLSDEERARAIELTGVGEETVVEAVHVANGPQWQLLRLRSEEDVLAAKPVAEAPQGTDIGLAGPTSGGDTAWELRAFFADQQGRMREDPVTGSFNAGVAMHLFASGIEKGRYVAAQGRQTGADGRIHCSQESDGSVWIGGTCMTVAEGAAVPGWS, encoded by the coding sequence GTGAAACTCGATCTTGTCGACGTATTTGGTTCTGGTCCGCTGAGCGGCAATCCGCTCGCGGTCGTGCATGGGGCGGACAGCCTCACCGCCGAACAGATGCTCAAGCTGACGCAATGGCTGGGCTTTTCCGAAACCACTTTCCTGCTGCCGCCGACCGACCCGGATGCCGATTACCGCGTGCGGATTTTCTACCCGGCGGGCGAATTGCCGTTTGCGGGCCACCCGACGCTGGGCAGCTGCCATGCCTGGCTGCGTGCGGGCGGGGTGCCGAAGAATGACGGCGCGATCGTACAGGAATGCGGGGTTGGCCCGGTCGAAATCCGCCGCGATGGCGAGCGGCTGTCGTTCCGCGCGCCCGATCTGGTGCGCAGCGGCCCGCTATCCGACGAGGAACGCGCGCGCGCGATCGAACTGACGGGCGTCGGTGAGGAAACGGTGGTGGAGGCGGTGCATGTCGCCAACGGACCGCAATGGCAGTTGTTGCGGCTGCGCTCGGAAGAGGATGTGCTTGCAGCGAAGCCGGTGGCGGAGGCGCCGCAGGGCACCGACATCGGGCTGGCGGGGCCTACGAGCGGCGGCGATACCGCATGGGAATTGCGCGCCTTCTTCGCCGACCAGCAGGGCCGTATGCGCGAGGATCCGGTGACGGGCAGTTTCAATGCGGGTGTAGCGATGCACCTGTTCGCCAGCGGGATCGAGAAGGGGCGCTATGTCGCTGCTCAAGGCCGCCAGACGGGCGCAGACGGGCGCATCCATTGCTCGCAGGAGAGCGATGGTTCGGTATGGATCGGCGGGACTTGCATGACGGTTGCCGAAGGCGCTGCCGTGCCCGGGTGGAGCTGA
- a CDS encoding DksA/TraR family C4-type zinc finger protein has protein sequence MAGGWARDGAVQDQIDDTISDAVSAARARMPVGESEQWCVDCGEEIPEKRRAALPGVKRCVQCQSGLDASARNSGINRRGSKDSQLR, from the coding sequence ATGGCAGGTGGTTGGGCGCGCGATGGCGCGGTTCAGGATCAGATCGACGACACGATTTCCGACGCGGTAAGCGCGGCGCGGGCACGGATGCCCGTGGGCGAAAGCGAGCAATGGTGCGTCGACTGCGGCGAGGAAATACCCGAGAAGCGCCGCGCGGCGTTGCCGGGGGTGAAGCGCTGCGTGCAATGCCAGTCCGGCCTCGATGCCAGCGCGCGCAATTCGGGCATCAACCGGCGCGGGAGCAAAGACAGCCAGCTGCGCTGA
- the rlmN gene encoding 23S rRNA (adenine(2503)-C(2))-methyltransferase RlmN, with product MADTTLMSIPGQVDPVPVARDITPRADGRVDLIGLPKDRIRELFADAGLDEKQAKLRAKQVFHWLYHRGVTDFAAMTDIAKTMRPWLTERFVVERPDVVEAQHSTDGTRKWLLRTADGHEFEMVFIPDADRGTLCISSQVGCTLNCTFCHTGTMRLVRNLTPGEIVGQVMLARDALGEWPKGSMAGLDTEEDSSEYRSDGRLLTNIVLMGMGEPLYNFDNVKAAMQLVMDGAGLALSKRRITLSTSGVVPMMDRCGQEIGVNLAVSLHAVTKEIRDEIVPINRKYGIEELLEACAAYPGASNARRITFEYVMLRDKNDSDEHAHELVRLIKHYRLPAKVNLIPFNPWPGAPYECSTPERVKRFSEIVFEHGISAPVRTPRGRDIDAACGQLKTAAEKKSRAQRDREAAEAEAEAAAG from the coding sequence ATGGCCGATACGACACTCATGAGCATTCCCGGGCAAGTGGACCCGGTTCCCGTCGCGCGCGACATCACGCCGCGTGCGGATGGCCGCGTCGACCTGATCGGTCTGCCCAAGGACCGTATCCGCGAATTGTTCGCGGATGCCGGGCTCGACGAGAAACAGGCCAAGCTGCGCGCCAAGCAGGTGTTCCACTGGCTGTATCATCGCGGTGTCACCGATTTCGCGGCGATGACCGATATCGCCAAGACCATGCGCCCGTGGCTGACCGAACGCTTCGTTGTCGAACGCCCCGATGTGGTCGAGGCACAGCATTCGACCGATGGCACACGCAAGTGGCTGCTGCGGACCGCCGACGGGCACGAGTTCGAGATGGTCTTCATTCCCGATGCGGACCGCGGGACGCTATGTATCTCCAGCCAGGTCGGCTGCACGCTCAACTGTACCTTCTGCCACACCGGCACCATGCGGCTCGTGCGCAATCTGACGCCGGGCGAAATCGTCGGCCAGGTCATGCTCGCCCGCGATGCGCTGGGCGAATGGCCCAAGGGCTCGATGGCCGGCCTCGATACCGAGGAAGACAGCAGCGAATACCGCTCGGACGGGCGCCTGCTGACCAATATCGTGCTGATGGGCATGGGCGAACCGCTCTATAATTTCGACAACGTCAAGGCTGCGATGCAACTGGTGATGGATGGCGCCGGTCTCGCGCTGTCGAAGCGCCGGATTACGCTGTCGACCAGCGGCGTCGTGCCGATGATGGATCGCTGCGGCCAGGAAATCGGCGTGAACCTCGCGGTATCGCTGCACGCGGTGACCAAGGAGATCCGCGACGAGATCGTCCCGATCAACCGCAAATACGGGATCGAGGAACTGCTCGAAGCCTGCGCCGCCTATCCCGGCGCGAGCAATGCGCGGCGGATCACCTTCGAATACGTCATGCTGCGCGACAAGAACGATAGCGACGAGCATGCGCATGAACTGGTGCGGCTGATCAAGCATTACCGTCTGCCCGCCAAGGTCAATCTGATCCCCTTCAACCCGTGGCCCGGCGCGCCGTACGAATGTTCGACGCCCGAGCGGGTGAAGCGCTTCTCCGAAATCGTGTTCGAACACGGCATCAGCGCCCCGGTGCGCACCCCGCGCGGACGCGACATCGATGCGGCCTGCGGCCAGCTGAAGACCGCGGCCGAGAAGAAAAGCCGCGCCCAGCGTGACCGCGAAGCCGCTGAAGCCGAGGCCGAGGCCGCTGCGGGATGA